From Methanobrevibacter boviskoreani JH1, one genomic window encodes:
- a CDS encoding FmdE family protein — translation MDLKEYDEQLAKVKEFHGEVCGGIAIGTKLAMYGMELMGMELNKRHKNLMVFVENDRCMSDAILVVTHCNMGKRALKQMYYGRFAVTFYNMDTEEAIRVSDADANKPGDQCETKEEMVKRFRETPPEELFNVEKVRIVGLKEAQKPGALHTSTFCSVCGEKIADDQQVYLGGKPVCKACAIGSYYEVIDE, via the coding sequence ATGGACTTAAAAGAATATGATGAACAACTTGCAAAAGTTAAAGAATTCCATGGTGAAGTCTGTGGAGGAATAGCTATTGGAACCAAACTTGCTATGTATGGAATGGAATTAATGGGAATGGAACTTAACAAAAGACATAAAAATTTAATGGTATTTGTTGAAAACGATAGATGTATGTCCGATGCTATTTTAGTTGTAACCCATTGTAACATGGGAAAAAGAGCATTGAAACAAATGTACTATGGTAGATTTGCAGTCACATTCTATAACATGGACACCGAGGAGGCAATCAGAGTATCTGATGCAGATGCAAACAAACCTGGAGATCAATGTGAAACTAAAGAAGAAATGGTCAAAAGATTTAGGGAGACCCCACCGGAAGAGTTATTCAATGTTGAAAAGGTAAGAATTGTAGGACTTAAAGAAGCTCAAAAACCAGGAGCACTTCACACCTCAACATTCTGTTCAGTATGTGGTGAGAAAATAGCTGATGATCAACAAGTTTACCTTGGTGGAAAACCGGTTTGTAAGGCATGTGCAATTGGTTCCTACTATGAAGTAATTGATGAATAG
- a CDS encoding ABC transporter ATP-binding protein — protein sequence MEKLLDVEDISFRYDDESPFIFEDISFNIDKGDVLSILGPNGTGKTTLLKCLNGINKPDKGEILIKGKNIQNMDFKEISRNIGYIPQGHIPTFPFTVEEVVIMGRAPYVNLREYPKKEDIEIADNALKTLNIEYLKDKNYTNISGGERQLVFLARVLAQEPDILILDEPTSHLDFGNQFRLLNIIKELAASGLSVIMSIHNPNHAFIASNKVAVMKDKHFIAFGNPNEVVTEENIKKAYDVNNVRLIELEDNRKLCVPYE from the coding sequence ATGGAAAAGTTATTAGATGTTGAAGATATCTCATTTAGATATGATGATGAATCCCCATTTATATTTGAGGATATAAGCTTTAATATAGACAAGGGAGATGTCCTATCTATTTTAGGTCCAAATGGAACCGGTAAAACCACACTTCTTAAATGTTTAAATGGCATTAATAAGCCAGATAAAGGGGAAATATTGATTAAAGGCAAAAATATCCAAAATATGGACTTTAAGGAGATATCCAGAAACATCGGATATATTCCACAGGGACATATCCCAACATTCCCATTTACAGTTGAGGAAGTTGTGATAATGGGAAGGGCACCTTACGTTAATCTAAGGGAATACCCAAAAAAAGAGGATATAGAAATAGCGGACAATGCACTTAAAACATTAAACATAGAATATCTCAAAGATAAAAACTACACAAACATCAGTGGAGGGGAAAGGCAATTGGTATTTCTTGCAAGGGTTCTGGCTCAGGAACCGGATATACTTATTTTAGATGAACCTACCTCACACCTTGACTTTGGAAATCAATTCAGACTATTGAATATCATAAAAGAGTTAGCTGCCAGCGGATTGTCAGTTATAATGAGTATCCACAACCCAAATCATGCATTCATTGCAAGCAACAAGGTAGCAGTTATGAAGGACAAACATTTTATAGCTTTCGGAAATCCCAACGAGGTTGTAACGGAAGAGAATATTAAAAAAGCATATGACGTTAATAATGTAAGATTAATTGAGCTTGAGGACAATCGGAAACTGTGTGTTCCTTATGAATAA